A part of Deltaproteobacteria bacterium genomic DNA contains:
- the modB gene encoding molybdate ABC transporter permease subunit → MFDPSFWFPLQLTLRVAALATLLALVFGVLLAWVVHRFRFPGRDGLDAVFTLPMVLPPTVLGYYLIVLVGRNGFIGRWLESMFGVTLMFTWQGAVIAAAVVAFPLVFKSARAALENVDRKYEDAARTLGCGEWRVLMRISLPLAVRGILAGTMLAFARAMGEFGATLMIAGNLPGRTQTLSLAVYSAVQAGNDGLAN, encoded by the coding sequence ATGTTTGACCCCTCGTTCTGGTTTCCGCTGCAGCTCACCCTGCGGGTGGCCGCCCTGGCCACCCTTCTGGCTCTGGTGTTCGGGGTGCTGCTGGCCTGGGTCGTGCACCGGTTCCGTTTCCCCGGGCGGGACGGGCTGGATGCCGTATTCACCCTGCCCATGGTTCTGCCTCCCACAGTGCTGGGCTACTATCTGATCGTTCTGGTGGGCCGAAACGGGTTCATCGGCCGCTGGCTGGAGTCCATGTTCGGCGTCACCCTCATGTTCACCTGGCAGGGGGCGGTGATCGCCGCGGCCGTGGTGGCCTTCCCCCTGGTCTTCAAGTCGGCCAGGGCGGCCCTGGAAAACGTTGACCGGAAATACGAGGACGCGGCCAGAACCCTGGGATGCGGCGAATGGAGGGTTTTGATGCGGATCTCCCTGCCCTTGGCCGTGCGTGGAATCCTGGCCGGGACCATGCTGGCCTTTGCCCGGGCCATGGGAGAGTTCGGAGCCACCCTGATGATCGCCGGGAACCTGCCTGGCCGGACCCAGACTCTGTCCCTGGCCGTGTACAGCGCGGTCCAGGCCGGGAACGACGGCCTGGCCAAT